The Rhodococcus sp. X156 genome window below encodes:
- a CDS encoding VOC family protein gives MSLVSGPIFQICWVVEDLEAAEQWFTDTLGVPHWMRVPNVVFGPEHATYRGEPADFVIDVALGYFGEQQVELIRPVSGPSLYTEHLQTSGPGLHHVAWVPEDFDAALEQARAQGLTVTQSGTFPGTGMEFAYLDGTAGGAPHVELLRLSPDMVALFDSVRHPG, from the coding sequence ATGAGCCTGGTGAGTGGACCGATCTTCCAGATCTGCTGGGTGGTGGAGGACCTCGAGGCCGCCGAGCAGTGGTTCACGGACACGCTCGGGGTGCCGCACTGGATGCGGGTGCCCAACGTGGTGTTCGGGCCCGAGCACGCCACGTACCGCGGGGAGCCCGCCGACTTCGTCATCGACGTGGCGCTGGGCTACTTCGGGGAGCAGCAGGTGGAGCTCATCCGGCCGGTGTCCGGGCCCAGCCTCTACACCGAGCACCTGCAGACCAGCGGCCCCGGGCTGCACCACGTGGCCTGGGTGCCCGAGGACTTCGACGCGGCGCTGGAGCAGGCCCGTGCCCAGGGGCTGACGGTCACCCAGTCGGGCACCTTCCCCGGTACCGGCATGGAGTTCGCCTACCTCGACGGCACCGCGGGCGGCGCCCCGCACGTCGAGCTGCTGCGCCTGTCCCCGGACATGGTGGCGCTGTTCGACTCCGTGCGGCACCCGGGCTGA